A window from Calditrichota bacterium encodes these proteins:
- a CDS encoding Crp/Fnr family transcriptional regulator — MDLRLLRSIPIFSGLNEEDLERIAQLCVHKTCAPNQLILVEEESGQSLFIIKRGSVKVSHVSDEGREVILSILNAGDFFGEMALLDGRGRSANVTALVETELLVLRRGDFLGLLEDYPQISIALLRELAGRIRRSDSHISALSLKDAMGRVAMALVHVAEKTGRPRGQEMIIPKLPIQQDLANMAGTARETISRAMGQFEEMGYLQREGHRVVIKDFEAFKRAFS, encoded by the coding sequence ATGGACCTCAGGCTCTTGCGAAGCATCCCTATCTTTTCGGGTCTGAACGAGGAGGACCTGGAGCGCATCGCCCAGCTCTGCGTGCACAAGACCTGTGCCCCCAATCAGTTGATCCTCGTGGAAGAGGAGAGCGGGCAATCGCTGTTCATCATCAAGCGCGGCAGCGTGAAGGTGTCGCATGTGAGCGATGAGGGCAGGGAGGTGATCCTCTCCATCCTGAACGCTGGGGACTTTTTCGGTGAGATGGCCTTGCTGGATGGCAGAGGGCGCTCCGCAAACGTCACGGCGCTGGTGGAGACGGAGCTGCTGGTGTTGCGGCGCGGCGACTTCCTGGGCTTGCTGGAGGACTACCCGCAGATTTCCATCGCTTTGCTGCGGGAGTTGGCCGGGCGCATTCGGCGGAGCGACTCGCACATCTCCGCCCTCAGCCTCAAAGACGCCATGGGGCGCGTGGCCATGGCCCTTGTGCACGTGGCGGAAAAGACCGGTCGACCGCGCGGGCAGGAGATGATCATCCCGAAGCTGCCCATCCAGCAGGACTTGGCGAACATGGCGGGCACGGCACGGGAGACCATTTCGCGGGCAATGGGACAGTTCGAGGAGATGGGCTATCTGCAGCGGGAAGGCCACCGCGTTGTCATCAAGGATTTTGAAGCGTTCAAGCGAGCGTTCAGTTAG
- a CDS encoding TIM barrel protein has product MLGLSTAWIATEVDNGDRLLDALRETGLSALELDYRVTAAMLQQMRRRLRSHEFSVLSVHNYCPLPEGVPQHQASGDLFRLSSTDPEERARGVKLSLKSVHLAADLEARAVVFHLGEVAIDNPDNDRRLRQFFEDKLVDSDEAEAYRAERKAERRAKRQPFLDAVLLSLDRIHAEAVRLGVYLGVENRFYLHQIPDLEEVGIILNEFRGGNIGYWHDCGHAHVQACLGVTPHEAWLERYGAHLLGTHLHDARGLKDHLAPGTGEIDFDLVARYLGADTVRVIEVHPGTTVTEIHRAVALLQSKGIAEAA; this is encoded by the coding sequence ATGCTCGGATTATCGACAGCGTGGATAGCTACTGAGGTTGACAACGGTGACCGCTTGCTCGATGCACTGCGCGAGACAGGCCTTTCTGCGTTGGAACTGGACTACCGCGTGACGGCGGCCATGCTGCAGCAAATGCGCCGCCGCTTGCGGTCGCATGAGTTCAGCGTGCTAAGCGTGCACAACTACTGTCCGTTGCCAGAGGGCGTGCCTCAGCATCAGGCTTCGGGGGATCTCTTCCGGCTCTCCAGCACTGACCCCGAGGAGCGTGCTCGAGGGGTGAAACTTTCGCTAAAATCGGTCCATCTGGCCGCCGACTTGGAAGCGCGCGCAGTGGTGTTCCACCTCGGTGAGGTGGCTATCGACAATCCTGACAACGACAGGAGGCTACGCCAGTTCTTCGAGGACAAGTTGGTTGACTCTGACGAGGCCGAGGCATATCGCGCAGAGAGGAAAGCCGAACGGCGCGCCAAACGGCAGCCTTTCTTGGATGCGGTTCTGCTGAGTCTCGACCGCATCCACGCCGAGGCGGTGCGTTTGGGCGTCTACTTGGGCGTGGAAAATCGCTTCTATCTTCACCAGATTCCGGACCTGGAGGAGGTGGGCATCATCCTCAACGAGTTCCGGGGTGGGAACATCGGCTACTGGCACGACTGTGGGCACGCCCACGTCCAGGCGTGCCTGGGTGTGACGCCCCATGAGGCTTGGCTGGAGCGCTACGGAGCGCATCTGTTGGGCACTCACCTCCACGATGCTCGCGGTCTTAAGGATCACCTGGCGCCAGGGACCGGCGAGATCGATTTCGATTTGGTGGCAAGATATCTGGGCGCGGACACCGTGCGCGTGATAGAGGTGCATCCAGGGACCACCGTGACCGAGATCCACCGAGCTGTGGCGCTGCTGCAGAGCAAGGGGATTGCCGA
- a CDS encoding ABC transporter permease — protein MLRAVLSLLVHLHGLFETFLQGWGGLLRRPFYGRAIIEQMDVIGVRSSGIVILTATFTGLVLALQSGYEMAIYGAKMYVGTLLSVSLVRELGPVLTALIVTGRVGSAMAAEIGSMAVTEQIDAMRALGTDPMKKLVTTRLVAATVMTPLLTAMADAVGILGGLVVAVSALGISGSFYWVTVVRALTFDDLTMGIIKPILFGMLMATVGCYMGMSATGGTRGVGEATTRSVVLTSVLIFAVDFLFTKLFLAVVH, from the coding sequence GTGCTGCGCGCGGTCTTGTCTTTGTTGGTGCACTTGCACGGCCTGTTTGAGACCTTTCTCCAGGGCTGGGGAGGTCTCTTGCGGCGACCGTTCTACGGGCGGGCCATCATCGAGCAGATGGACGTGATTGGCGTGCGCTCCAGTGGCATCGTGATTCTGACAGCCACTTTTACTGGCCTTGTGCTTGCGCTGCAATCTGGATACGAAATGGCCATCTATGGGGCGAAGATGTACGTGGGCACGCTGCTGAGCGTCTCCCTGGTGCGCGAGTTGGGACCGGTGTTGACCGCGCTCATCGTCACCGGCCGCGTGGGGTCGGCTATGGCCGCCGAGATAGGCTCCATGGCCGTAACCGAGCAGATCGACGCCATGCGCGCGCTGGGCACCGATCCCATGAAGAAGCTGGTCACCACCCGTCTGGTGGCCGCCACCGTGATGACGCCCCTCCTGACGGCTATGGCCGATGCAGTGGGCATCCTCGGGGGACTGGTGGTTGCGGTGAGTGCCTTGGGCATTAGCGGTTCCTTCTACTGGGTCACCGTGGTGCGCGCCTTGACCTTTGATGACTTGACGATGGGCATCATCAAACCGATTTTGTTCGGGATGCTCATGGCGACCGTGGGGTGCTACATGGGCATGTCCGCCACTGGCGGTACCCGCGGCGTGGGCGAGGCGACCACCAGATCGGTGGTGCTCACCTCGGTGCTCATTTTCGCTGTGGACTTTCTCTTCACCAAGCTCTTCTTAGCGGTGGTGCACTGA
- a CDS encoding MCE family protein: MKSSKESLFSHEVRVGLAVLIGVLIIVVAIMTVGGQQGFLADRYRLRVLMTRVEGLQTGAPVRLAGVRVGTVTSVKFSPDLTENRIVIELEIDAKVKDRIRKDSIAHIGTLGLLGDKYVGITMGSLDQPRLEDGDYLLAAEPLDVEKLIDEGVAAFNLLKRSLSTVDDIVTKINTGKGTLGLLVNDPSMYVDVKALVRVSSAILTYIRSGEGTAARLLADPQLYTRITAFLASGEALVDSVRHGKGTAARFVQDPALYQELMTLARNLNAIAGRLEKGEGSLGLMMNNDLLYRRLNTLAASLDSLVTDLKLNPRRYLKVEIF, encoded by the coding sequence ATGAAAAGCAGCAAAGAATCTCTCTTCAGCCACGAGGTGCGCGTGGGGCTTGCCGTGTTGATCGGCGTGCTCATCATCGTGGTGGCGATCATGACCGTCGGGGGGCAGCAGGGATTCCTTGCGGACCGTTACCGGCTGCGCGTGCTCATGACGCGCGTCGAGGGGCTGCAGACCGGCGCGCCGGTGCGCCTGGCCGGTGTGCGAGTGGGTACGGTGACCTCGGTCAAGTTCTCCCCGGATCTCACCGAGAACCGCATTGTCATCGAGTTAGAGATCGACGCCAAAGTCAAGGATCGCATCCGCAAGGACTCGATCGCCCATATCGGCACCTTGGGCCTGTTGGGCGACAAGTACGTGGGGATCACCATGGGTTCCCTCGACCAGCCGCGCTTGGAGGATGGCGACTACTTGCTCGCAGCCGAGCCCCTGGACGTGGAGAAGCTCATAGACGAAGGCGTGGCGGCTTTCAACCTGCTGAAGAGGTCACTGTCCACGGTCGACGACATTGTCACCAAGATCAACACTGGCAAAGGCACCTTGGGACTTTTGGTGAATGACCCCAGCATGTACGTCGACGTGAAAGCGCTGGTCAGGGTCTCGAGCGCCATTCTCACCTACATCCGCTCGGGCGAGGGCACTGCCGCCCGCCTGTTGGCTGACCCCCAGCTCTACACACGCATCACCGCCTTTCTTGCCTCAGGGGAAGCGCTGGTGGACAGCGTGCGCCACGGCAAGGGCACGGCTGCCCGGTTCGTCCAGGACCCGGCGCTCTACCAGGAGCTCATGACTCTCGCGAGAAACCTTAACGCGATCGCCGGAAGACTGGAAAAGGGCGAAGGGAGTCTTGGCCTCATGATGAACAACGACCTTCTGTATCGGCGGCTGAACACCCTTGCCGCGAGCCTTGACTCGTTGGTCACCGACTTGAAGCTCAACCCGCGGCGCTATCTCAAGGTGGAGATCTTCTAA
- a CDS encoding ABC transporter ATP-binding protein — translation MATQANQTKGASIEFRAIHTSFGDNWVWRGLSLQGRPGETTGIRGRSGCGKSVLLKILLGLIRPDSGEVWFDGTEISDLSERELLPIRKQIGMLFQGSALFDSLTVGENVAYWLREHTRLSEEEIAARVAQCLRFVDMEGTEELMPSQLSGGMRKRVALARAMISEPRVMLYDEPTTGLDPITATTINGLIRKTQQELGVTSIVVTHELESAFSVAHRVAVINEGVIVAVGTKEEVKASNNEFVRTFLAGPK, via the coding sequence ATGGCGACACAGGCCAATCAAACCAAGGGCGCTTCCATAGAATTCCGCGCCATCCACACGTCCTTTGGCGACAACTGGGTGTGGCGAGGGCTGTCGCTCCAGGGGAGACCGGGCGAGACGACGGGTATCCGCGGGCGCTCCGGGTGTGGCAAGAGCGTCCTCCTCAAGATCCTGCTGGGTCTCATCCGGCCGGACAGCGGCGAGGTCTGGTTCGACGGCACCGAGATTAGCGACCTTAGCGAGCGCGAGCTGCTTCCCATCCGCAAGCAAATCGGCATGCTCTTTCAGGGTTCGGCCCTGTTCGATTCGCTGACCGTGGGCGAGAATGTCGCCTACTGGCTGCGTGAACATACGCGTCTGTCTGAAGAGGAAATTGCCGCCCGAGTTGCGCAATGTCTGCGCTTCGTGGATATGGAAGGGACAGAGGAACTGATGCCGTCGCAACTCTCCGGTGGGATGCGGAAGCGGGTGGCCCTGGCGCGGGCGATGATTTCCGAGCCGCGCGTCATGCTTTACGATGAGCCGACCACTGGACTTGACCCGATCACTGCGACGACCATCAATGGGCTCATCCGCAAGACGCAGCAGGAGCTGGGGGTCACTTCCATTGTGGTCACCCATGAGTTGGAGAGTGCGTTCAGCGTGGCGCATCGCGTCGCGGTCATCAACGAGGGCGTCATCGTTGCCGTGGGGACCAAGGAGGAGGTCAAAGCTTCCAACAACGAGTTCGTACGGACGTTTCTGGCGGGGCCAAAATGA